The following are encoded together in the Triticum dicoccoides isolate Atlit2015 ecotype Zavitan chromosome 6B, WEW_v2.0, whole genome shotgun sequence genome:
- the LOC119324526 gene encoding uncharacterized protein LOC119324526: protein MTAASRLSYKNATVALCAINVLAVALLLRSHFSSWPRIAGGHRFDSAQLWYIWESEELRRAMEPVDLIRRVKEIEQEAYGEPGMSATQEGTAAVDLSKRLKDLRQGNDGSSQRALEEWRKRKMERARQRAIEKDGKMPGAKTP from the exons ATGACGGCGGCTTCGAGGCTGTCCTACAAGAACGCCACCGTCGCCCTGTGCGCCATCAACGTCCTCGCGGTGGCGCTCCTCCTCCGCAGCCACTTCTCGTCCTGGCCGCGGATCGCCGGCGGCCACCGGTTCGATTCAG CTCAGCTATGGTATATATGGGAGTCTGAAGAGTTGCGCCGTGCTATGGAGCCTGTGGATTTGATTAGGAGG GTGAAGGAAATTGAGCAAGAAGCTTACGGAGAGCCTGGCATGTCAGCAACGCAAGAAGGGACGGCTGCTGTTGACTTATCGAAGAGGTTGAAAGATTTACGGCAAGGGAATGACGGCAGCAGCCAAAGAG CTCTGGAGGAGTGGCGCAAGCGGAAGATGGAGCGGGCGAGGCAGCGGGCGATCGAGAAGGACGGGAAGATGCCCGGTGCAAAAACACCATGA
- the LOC119324524 gene encoding uncharacterized protein sll0005-like, whose product MEAAASASAPAPRLLQCGGFGQGRGVAGLVSPLPRRSGKQHQHQRRLRRVLAVATEPRPPPPPPRTGRTRANTIQSTRFGDVSKEIKRVRKQMEEDEQLASLMRGLRGQNLRDDQFADKDVTMRLVEVTNTEGLPLVYSPDIISAYWGKRPGAVATRAVQLLSVAGGFISHIISDLITDKIKENEVTRAIELREIVTSLGPAYIKLGQALSIRPDILSPAAMTELQKLCDKVPSFPDDIAMALLEEELGRPWQDIYSELSPSPIAAASLGQVYKGRLKETGELVAVKVQRPFVLETVTIDLFIIRNLGLVLKRFPQVALDVVGLVDEWAARFFEELDYVNEGENGTLFAEMMREDLPQVVVPKTYPEYTSRKVLTTGWVDGEKLSQSTEDDVGSLVNVGVICYLKQLLDTGFFHADPHPGNMIRTPDGKLCILDFGLVTKLTDDQKYGMIEAIAHLIHRDYDAIVKDFVKLGFIPEGVNLDPILPVLAKVFDQALEGGGAKNINFQELAADLAQITFDYPFKIPPYFALIIRAIGVLEGIALVGDPEFAIVDEAYPYIAQRLLTDESPRLRSALRYTIYGKTGVFDAERFIDVMQAFENFISAAKSGGGEDMKGNMAELGAIGFQPSTSLVPAFPMAISQPENPIKARAALSFLLSDRGDFFREFILDEIVKAIDAVSREQLLQIASSFGVRNPVPVFGMVPVRSGALLPTITEEDRVILNNVEKVVKFLSAGTANPTANGDVNVVSLVQELLPVLPSITSKILPDVLSRLSSRVFARVIRESFL is encoded by the exons ATGGAGGCCGCCGCGTCGGCGTCGGCGCCGGCGCCGCGCCTGCTGCAGTGCGGGGGGTTCGGCCAGGGCCGCGGCGTGGCCGGCCTCGTCTCCCCGCTCCCGCGCCGCTCCGGGAAGCAGCACCAACAccagcgccgcctccgccgcgtgCTCGCCGTCGCCACCGAGCCCAGGCCCCCGCCGCCCCCCCCGCGCACCGGCAGGACCAGGGCCAACACCATCCAGTCCACC AGGTTCGGGGACGTGTCCAAGGAGATCAAGCGGGTGCGGAAGCAGATGGAGGAGGACGAGCAGCTGGCCTCCCTCATGCGCGGCCTCCGCGGCCAGAACCTCCGCGACGACCAGTTCGCCGACAAGGACGTCACCATGCGCCTCGTCGAG GTGACCAACACCGAGGGGCTGCCTCTCGTGTACAGCCCCGACATCATTTCGGCCTACTGGGGCAAACGCCCGGGCGCCGTCGCCACCCGAGCCGTGCAGCTCCTGTCCGTGGCCGGTGGGTTCATCTCCCACATCATATCGGACCTCATCACCGACAAAATCAAGGAG AACGAAGTGACGCGCGCGATCGAGCTGAGGGAGATCGTCACGTCTCTGGGCCCTGCCTACATCAAGCTCGGCCAGGCGCTCAGCATCCGGCCCGACATTCTGTCCCCTGCGGCGATGACCGAGCTGCAGAAGCTATGCGACAAG GTTCCTTCGTTTCCTGACGATATCGCGATGGCTCTCCTGGAGGAAGAGCTTGGCCGGCCATGGCAAGACATATACTCCGAACTGTCTCCCTCCCCGATTGCTGCAG CATCTCTGGGACAGGTGTACAAAGGCCGGTTGAAAGAAACTGGAGAACTGGTAGCTGTGAAAGTGCAGAGGCCATTCGTACTTGAGACTGTCACCATAGATCTATTCATCATTAGAAACTTGGGGTTGGTTCTCAAGAGGTTTCCACAG GTCGCCCTTGATGTTGTTGGCCTAGTAGATGAGTGGGCTGCCCGGTTTTTTGAAGAACTTGATTATGTCAACGAAGGGGAAAATGGCACCCTCTTCGCTGAAATGATGAGAGAAGATCTTCCTCAG GTTGTTGTACCAAAGACATACCCTGAATATACGTCTAGAAAAGTTCTTACCACAGGGTGGGTAGATGGTGAGAAGCTTTCACAGAGTACTGAGGATGATGTTGGGTCATTGGTTAATGTTGGTGTTATATGCTATCTAAAGCag TTACTTGATACTGGATTCTTCCATGCTGACCCTCATCCTGGAAATATGATTAGGACACCAGATGGAAAGCTTTGTATTCTTGATTTTG GGCTTGTGACAAAACTGACAGATGATCAGAAGTACGGAATGATTGAAGCAATAGCTCACCTTATTCATCGTGATTATGATGCAATCGTGAAGGACTTTGTGAAGCTTGGTTTCATCCCTGAGGGAGTTAACTTGGATCCAATCTTACCTGTGCTGGCTAAAGTTTTTGATCAGGCACTTGAAGGAGGTGGTGCGAAGAATATTAACTTTCAAGAGTTGGCAGCGGATCTAGCACAGATAACATTTGATTACCCATTCAAGATACCTCCGTATTTTGCTTTGATTAttagagcaattggagtactagaaGGTATTGCTTTGGTGGGTGACCCTGAATTTGCCATTGTGGATGAAGCATATCCATATATTGCACAG AGGCTGCTAACGGATGAATCACCTCGACTAAGGAGTGCCTTGCGTTACACAATATATGGCAAAACAGGTGTCTTTGACGCAGAGAGGTTCATTGACGTCATGCAAGCTTTCGAGAATTTCATTAGTGCAGCCAAGAGTGGTGGTGGGGAGGACATGAAGGGTAACATGGCGGAGCTGGGTGCTATAGGATTCCAACCTAGCACCAGTTTAGTTCCTGCATTCCCAATGGCCATTTCCCAACCCGAGAACCCAATCAAAGCCCGGGCTGCTCTCTCGTTTCTACTCTCTGACAGGGGTGACTTCTTCCGGGAGTTCATTCTTGATGAG ATTGTGAAAGCCATCGACGCGGTTTCAAGGGAGCAATTGCTACAAATTGCTTCATCTTTTGGGGTCAGAAATCCCGTCCCGGTTTTCGGCATGGTTCCTGTGAGGTCCGGAGCATTGCTTCCTACAATCACGGAGGAAGACAGGGTCATCTTGAACAACGTCGAGAAGGTCGTCAAGTTTCTATCGGCTGGGACGGCAAATCCAACAGCCAACGGG GACGTAAATGTCGTGTCTCTGGTGCAAGAGCTTCTACCCGTGTTGCCGAGCATCACGTCGAAGATCCTACCAGATGTCCTGAGCCGGTTGTCATCTCGTGTATTCGCACGGGTGATCCGGGAATCATTTTTGTGA